In Deinococcus psychrotolerans, a genomic segment contains:
- a CDS encoding M20 family metallopeptidase yields MTQTQTPPNTVPAELKQQVTAWRRYLHQHPELSFQEHQTADYVEGELKKLPHLTLSRPTPTSILAVLKGTAGAGRTVLLRADMDALPIQEDTGLEFASQNPGVMHACGHDGHTAMLLGAATLLSASPETLRGEVRFIFQHAEELFPGGAQQVVDAGIMDGVDAVVGTHLMTPIPTGVIVLRDGPLLAASDVFNIRIEGKGGHAASPHETIDPVVIAAQIVLALQSVVSRQRDPLDPAVLSVTQINGGSAHNIIPGSVTMTGTVRTFDAELREKMPERMEKLIKGITEGYGANYTFDYEKGYRAVINDPEITEMLREVTRQTLGAEATLSEGRPIMGGEDFSAYLTKAPGTFIAIGAGGPDYAPHHHSKFTVDERALEHGVLLYVGAARRLTQAG; encoded by the coding sequence ATGACCCAGACTCAGACCCCGCCCAACACTGTGCCCGCCGAACTCAAGCAGCAAGTCACGGCTTGGCGGCGCTACCTTCACCAGCACCCCGAACTGTCGTTTCAGGAACACCAGACCGCCGACTACGTGGAAGGCGAGTTGAAAAAGCTGCCTCACCTGACGCTGAGTCGCCCCACCCCGACCAGCATTCTGGCGGTGCTGAAGGGCACGGCGGGAGCGGGGCGAACCGTGCTGCTGCGGGCCGACATGGACGCCTTGCCGATTCAGGAAGACACTGGCCTCGAATTTGCTTCCCAGAATCCCGGCGTGATGCACGCCTGCGGGCACGACGGCCACACCGCCATGCTGCTGGGCGCGGCCACGCTTCTCTCGGCCAGTCCTGAAACGCTGCGCGGCGAAGTGCGCTTTATTTTCCAGCACGCCGAAGAGCTGTTTCCCGGCGGCGCTCAGCAAGTGGTCGACGCCGGAATCATGGACGGCGTGGACGCAGTGGTGGGCACCCATTTGATGACGCCGATTCCAACGGGCGTGATCGTACTGCGCGACGGCCCGCTGCTGGCCGCTTCCGATGTTTTTAACATCCGCATCGAAGGCAAAGGTGGACACGCCGCCAGCCCTCACGAAACCATCGATCCAGTGGTGATTGCTGCTCAGATCGTGCTGGCCCTGCAAAGTGTAGTTTCTCGTCAGCGCGACCCCCTCGACCCCGCCGTGCTGAGCGTGACCCAGATCAACGGCGGCAGCGCCCACAACATCATTCCCGGCAGCGTGACCATGACCGGCACCGTCAGGACGTTCGACGCCGAGCTGCGCGAAAAAATGCCGGAGCGCATGGAAAAACTCATCAAGGGAATCACCGAGGGGTACGGAGCGAACTACACCTTCGATTATGAAAAAGGCTACCGGGCCGTCATCAATGACCCGGAGATTACCGAAATGCTGCGCGAGGTGACCCGCCAAACGCTCGGCGCTGAGGCGACACTCTCGGAAGGCAGGCCGATCATGGGCGGCGAGGACTTCAGCGCTTACCTGACCAAAGCGCCCGGCACCTTCATTGCCATCGGTGCGGGTGGCCCCGATTACGCGCCTCACCACCACTCCAAGTTCACGGTGGACGAACGCGCTCTGGAACACGGCGTGTTGCTGTACGTCGGAGCGGCGCGGCGGCTGACGCAAGCTGGTTAG
- a CDS encoding ABC transporter substrate-binding protein — protein MLRSTLHRPALTLALLSGAALFGSASAATLVYGMGGDPVSLDTGTITDGNSSLAQSLVYDMLVRFKKGTSTIAPGLATRWSSNKDATEWTFYLRKNVTFSDGTPFNADAVVYNVNRWWDLAAPEGATAQSKTFTSWQFIFGGFKSDKNSFLKSVKADGPDKVVFTLNNSFAPFPEAMATTFFGIASPTAVKKAGAKYGTPAALPVGTGPFVMQSWQTGDRITLTTNKKHWGKKASYDNLVLRFIKDPSARLNELKAGTIDFTSDLNPDQLGAVKADSSLNEIIVPSFNVGTLSLNIRNQYLKNDKVRQAVSMAINKKAIVDAFWNGLGVSDASFLPPALNWAASKNVPDDYKYDPAAAKKLLADAGYPNGFSIDLWYMPVSRPYFPTPKPIAEAMAADLSAIGIKVNLKTEDWAKYLTDRNTAPGFDMYMIGWTGPYASPYNFYNTYYGEASPADTGYSNPKIFELLGKAVASSNKAVSAKAYAQIAQITYEANIRLPIVHSRPLGAERSYVKGWQPGPSALTPFEDITIDGKK, from the coding sequence ATGCTCCGATCCACCTTGCACCGGCCCGCTTTGACCCTCGCCCTGCTCAGCGGCGCTGCTTTATTCGGCTCGGCCAGCGCGGCCACCCTCGTCTACGGCATGGGCGGCGATCCCGTGTCGCTCGACACCGGCACCATCACCGACGGCAATTCCTCGCTGGCCCAGTCACTGGTCTACGACATGTTGGTGCGCTTCAAAAAAGGCACCTCCACCATCGCGCCGGGGCTGGCAACCCGCTGGTCGTCCAACAAAGACGCCACCGAATGGACGTTTTACCTGCGTAAGAATGTGACGTTTAGCGACGGCACCCCCTTCAACGCCGACGCGGTGGTCTACAACGTCAACCGTTGGTGGGACTTGGCCGCGCCGGAAGGAGCCACCGCTCAGAGCAAGACCTTTACTTCGTGGCAGTTTATTTTCGGCGGCTTCAAAAGCGACAAAAACAGCTTCCTGAAAAGTGTCAAGGCTGACGGGCCTGACAAAGTGGTCTTCACGCTCAACAACTCGTTTGCGCCGTTTCCTGAAGCGATGGCCACCACCTTTTTCGGAATCGCCTCGCCGACCGCCGTGAAAAAAGCCGGAGCGAAGTACGGCACGCCCGCCGCCTTGCCGGTCGGCACCGGCCCATTTGTGATGCAGTCGTGGCAAACCGGCGACCGGATTACCCTGACGACCAACAAAAAGCACTGGGGCAAAAAAGCCAGCTACGACAACTTGGTGCTGCGCTTTATCAAAGACCCCAGCGCCCGCCTCAACGAACTCAAAGCCGGAACCATCGATTTCACCTCCGATCTCAATCCCGACCAGCTCGGCGCAGTGAAAGCCGATTCGTCGCTCAATGAAATTATCGTGCCTTCGTTTAATGTCGGCACGCTCAGCCTAAATATCCGCAACCAGTACCTCAAGAATGACAAGGTGCGGCAGGCCGTCAGCATGGCCATCAACAAAAAAGCCATCGTGGACGCTTTCTGGAACGGGCTGGGCGTCTCGGATGCCAGTTTCTTGCCCCCGGCGCTGAACTGGGCCGCCTCCAAAAATGTGCCGGACGACTACAAGTACGACCCCGCAGCGGCCAAGAAGTTGCTGGCCGACGCGGGCTACCCCAACGGCTTCAGCATTGATCTTTGGTACATGCCGGTGAGCCGCCCATATTTCCCGACACCCAAACCGATTGCCGAGGCAATGGCCGCCGATCTGAGTGCCATCGGCATCAAGGTCAACCTCAAAACCGAGGACTGGGCCAAATACCTCACCGACCGCAACACCGCTCCGGGCTTCGACATGTACATGATCGGCTGGACGGGGCCGTATGCCAGCCCGTACAACTTCTACAACACCTATTACGGCGAAGCCTCGCCCGCCGACACCGGCTACTCCAACCCCAAGATATTCGAACTGCTCGGCAAAGCGGTGGCCAGCAGCAATAAAGCGGTCAGTGCCAAAGCCTACGCCCAGATTGCCCAGATCACTTATGAGGCCAATATCCGCTTGCCCATCGTGCATTCCCGCCCGCTGGGAGCCGAACGCAGCTACGTCAAAGGCTGGCAGCCCGGCCCATCGGCGCTGACGCCGTTTGAAGATATTACGATCGACGGCAAGAAGTAA
- a CDS encoding polyprenyl synthetase family protein codes for MTAVSAVPLAEFEARLREVLRSKVEFIEVIGEDLVAAGGKRVRPAITYLASKALSGGEQHLFDTDLAVCVELLHSASLLHDDLIDDSDTRRGQETAFRKFGNVVSVMSGDFMLSRLLVLLAEMPPSLTRAFGLAASAVCEGEVLQFQVAAYADYSLDNYLQVIYGKTAAVFELAARAPALLRSAQGHLTEALETYGREYGLAFQMQDDLLDLMGDEATIGKPVGGDLREGKATLPVLYLLEGESGDEVRRILERRAAQTGDVERVRELVAAQGIYQRARDEIVRRAELAIAALHRLPPSPDRDRLEAYAAYEVQRVR; via the coding sequence ATGACCGCCGTAAGCGCCGTGCCCCTTGCCGAATTTGAAGCCCGACTGCGTGAAGTGCTGCGCTCCAAAGTTGAGTTCATCGAGGTGATCGGTGAGGATTTGGTGGCGGCAGGCGGTAAACGGGTGCGCCCCGCGATCACGTATCTGGCCTCCAAAGCCCTCAGCGGCGGCGAGCAGCACCTCTTTGACACTGATCTGGCCGTCTGCGTAGAGCTGCTGCACTCGGCCTCACTGCTTCACGATGATTTGATTGACGATTCGGATACCCGGCGCGGCCAAGAAACTGCTTTTCGCAAATTTGGCAACGTGGTCAGCGTCATGAGCGGCGACTTTATGCTCAGCCGCTTGCTGGTGCTGCTCGCCGAGATGCCGCCGAGCCTGACCCGCGCTTTTGGCTTGGCGGCCAGCGCGGTGTGCGAAGGCGAGGTGCTGCAATTTCAGGTGGCGGCCTACGCCGATTACTCACTGGACAATTACTTGCAAGTCATTTACGGCAAAACGGCGGCGGTCTTTGAGCTGGCTGCCCGCGCTCCGGCGCTGCTGCGCTCGGCGCAGGGCCACCTGACCGAAGCGCTGGAAACCTACGGGCGCGAGTACGGCTTGGCTTTTCAGATGCAAGATGACTTGCTCGATTTGATGGGCGACGAAGCCACTATCGGCAAGCCGGTGGGCGGCGACCTACGTGAGGGCAAAGCCACCTTGCCGGTGCTGTATTTGCTGGAAGGGGAGAGTGGGGACGAAGTGCGGCGTATTTTGGAGCGCCGCGCCGCGCAGACCGGAGACGTGGAGCGGGTGCGCGAACTGGTGGCCGCGCAGGGTATTTATCAGCGTGCGCGTGACGAGATCGTGCGCCGCGCCGAGCTGGCCATTGCCGCGCTGCACCGCTTACCGCCCAGCCCTGACCGTGACCGCTTGGAAGCCTACGCCGCCTACGAAGTCCAGCGGGTGCGGTAA
- a CDS encoding Glu/Leu/Phe/Val family dehydrogenase yields the protein MPTSGLNWQGLLEQLEQALPFTTADEQSLAYFKFPKRTISLSLPVKMDDGRVKVFRGYRTVHSITRGPAMGGVRYREGLSVHECEVLAAIMTLKNAVADLPLGGAKGGVNVDPETLSAGETERLTRRYTSELVDVIGHQSDVLAPDVGTNEQIMAWMLDTYNENLGNTANGMVVGKPIPLGGSLGTKGARGRGAALVTAMILEESGENLQNKSVVIHGYGDAGRSAAAYLALQGARIIGVADSGGATYASMGLDLAALDAHREETGSVMGFATALDTEEALALNADVLLLCYDHGTIYAGNAASIRAPLVIEASNRAVLPEAERYLKSQGTVVIPDLIASIGGVITNYLEWVQDASNFFWQEDEIYAALDKRITAAVTDVMAFAKLHGTPDLRTAAYAVALNKLHGAAVLRGVYP from the coding sequence GTGCCGACATCAGGACTCAATTGGCAAGGCTTGCTAGAACAGCTCGAACAAGCCTTGCCGTTTACCACCGCCGACGAACAGAGTTTGGCGTACTTCAAATTCCCCAAGCGCACCATCAGTCTGAGTTTGCCGGTCAAAATGGACGATGGGCGCGTCAAAGTCTTTCGGGGCTACCGCACGGTGCACAGCATCACGCGCGGCCCGGCGATGGGCGGCGTGCGCTACCGCGAGGGCCTGAGCGTTCACGAATGCGAAGTGCTGGCCGCCATCATGACTCTCAAGAACGCGGTGGCGGATTTGCCACTGGGCGGAGCCAAGGGCGGCGTCAACGTCGATCCTGAAACGCTCAGCGCGGGCGAAACTGAGCGGTTGACCCGCCGCTACACCTCGGAACTCGTCGATGTGATCGGCCACCAAAGTGACGTGCTGGCTCCCGACGTGGGCACCAACGAACAGATCATGGCCTGGATGCTCGATACCTACAACGAGAACCTGGGCAACACCGCCAACGGTATGGTCGTCGGTAAGCCGATCCCGCTCGGCGGCTCGCTGGGCACCAAAGGCGCACGCGGGCGCGGCGCGGCGCTGGTCACCGCCATGATTTTGGAAGAGAGCGGCGAGAACTTACAGAATAAAAGCGTGGTCATTCACGGCTACGGCGACGCGGGCCGCTCGGCCGCCGCTTACTTGGCCCTTCAGGGCGCACGCATCATCGGGGTAGCCGATTCCGGCGGGGCGACCTACGCGTCGATGGGCCTTGACTTGGCCGCGCTGGACGCTCACAGAGAAGAGACCGGTAGTGTCATGGGCTTTGCCACCGCCCTCGATACCGAAGAAGCCTTGGCGCTCAACGCCGATGTGCTGCTGCTGTGTTACGACCACGGCACGATTTACGCCGGCAACGCCGCCAGCATTCGTGCGCCCCTGGTCATCGAAGCCAGCAACCGCGCCGTATTGCCGGAAGCCGAGCGCTACCTGAAGTCGCAGGGCACCGTGGTGATTCCCGATTTGATCGCCAGCATCGGCGGCGTGATCACCAATTACTTGGAGTGGGTACAAGACGCCAGCAACTTTTTCTGGCAAGAAGACGAAATCTACGCCGCCTTGGACAAGCGCATCACCGCCGCCGTGACGGACGTGATGGCTTTTGCCAAATTGCACGGCACGCCTGATCTGCGAACTGCCGCTTACGCCGTGGCCCTCAACAAATTGCACGGCGCGGCGGTGCTGCGCGGGGTGTATCCGTGA
- a CDS encoding Glu/Leu/Phe/Val family dehydrogenase: MTTMPTDPAPRALHGVPSYLDKNNLGPWEIYLEQVDRVTPYLGKLAYWAETLKRPKRILIVDVPIHLDDGTVAHFEGYRVQHNTSRGPAKGGVRFHQDVTLSEVMALSAWMTVKNAAVNLPYGGGKGGIRIDPRNYSQGELERLTRRYTTEIGLVIGPDKDIPAPDVNTNPQTMAWMMDTYSMNVGRTATGVVTGKPVQLGGSLGRADATGRGVFVTGAQALIKLGMPLEGAKIAVQGFGNVGYAAARIFQDHGAKIVAIQDVSGTIFSAGGLDPYAVQAHLQATGSVLNFEGSDALTKAEFWQVPCDVLIPAALEKQITVDNADQIQARVIVEGANGPTTPAADDILRGRGVTLVPDVLANAGGVTVSYFEWVQDFSSFFWTEDEINARLDRIMAEAFNSLWAVAERHGVTLRTAAYIVACTRVLEARALRGLYP; encoded by the coding sequence ATGACCACCATGCCCACCGACCCGGCCCCCCGCGCCCTTCACGGCGTTCCCTCGTACCTCGACAAAAACAACCTCGGCCCCTGGGAAATTTATTTGGAACAAGTCGACCGCGTCACGCCGTACCTCGGCAAGCTGGCTTACTGGGCCGAAACCCTCAAGCGGCCCAAGCGCATCCTGATCGTGGACGTGCCGATTCACCTGGACGACGGCACGGTGGCGCACTTTGAGGGCTACCGGGTGCAGCACAACACCTCGCGCGGCCCGGCCAAAGGCGGCGTCCGCTTTCACCAAGACGTGACCCTGAGCGAAGTGATGGCGCTGAGTGCGTGGATGACCGTCAAGAACGCGGCGGTGAATTTGCCCTACGGCGGCGGCAAGGGCGGCATCCGCATCGACCCGCGCAACTACTCTCAGGGCGAACTCGAGAGACTGACCCGGCGCTACACCACCGAAATCGGCCTCGTGATCGGGCCAGACAAAGACATCCCCGCTCCCGACGTCAACACCAATCCGCAGACCATGGCGTGGATGATGGACACCTACTCGATGAACGTGGGGCGCACCGCCACCGGCGTCGTGACGGGCAAGCCGGTGCAGCTCGGCGGCTCACTGGGCCGCGCCGACGCCACCGGACGCGGGGTGTTCGTGACGGGCGCTCAGGCGCTCATCAAGCTGGGCATGCCGTTAGAAGGTGCAAAAATTGCGGTGCAGGGCTTCGGCAACGTGGGCTACGCCGCCGCCCGTATCTTTCAAGATCACGGCGCAAAAATCGTGGCGATTCAAGACGTCTCCGGCACCATTTTCAGCGCCGGCGGCTTAGACCCCTACGCGGTGCAGGCTCACCTTCAGGCCACCGGCAGCGTGCTGAACTTTGAAGGCAGCGACGCGCTGACCAAAGCCGAGTTCTGGCAAGTGCCGTGCGACGTGCTCATTCCCGCCGCGCTGGAAAAGCAGATCACCGTCGACAACGCCGATCAGATTCAGGCCCGCGTGATCGTGGAAGGCGCGAACGGCCCGACCACCCCCGCCGCCGACGATATTTTGCGCGGGCGCGGCGTGACGCTGGTGCCGGACGTGCTGGCCAACGCAGGCGGCGTGACGGTCAGTTATTTTGAATGGGTGCAGGATTTTTCGAGCTTTTTCTGGACGGAAGACGAGATCAATGCCCGCTTAGACCGGATCATGGCGGAAGCGTTCAACAGCCTGTGGGCGGTGGCCGAGCGGCACGGCGTCACGCTGAGAACCGCCGCCTACATCGTGGCCTGCACGCGGGTGCTGGAAGCGCGGGCACTGAGAGGGCTGTACCCTTAA
- a CDS encoding AbrB/MazE/SpoVT family DNA-binding domain-containing protein encodes MSRTTITSKGQITVPHEIRAALKLVQGDQLQIEVVANGFEARLVRRPTAASLQGILKSEVPYQSQEAERQAVAEALAEKFSKQK; translated from the coding sequence ATGTCAAGGACGACTATAACCAGTAAGGGACAAATCACTGTACCGCACGAGATTCGCGCCGCTCTCAAGCTGGTGCAGGGGGATCAATTGCAGATTGAAGTCGTTGCCAACGGCTTCGAGGCCCGTTTGGTTCGGCGTCCGACAGCGGCTTCTCTGCAAGGTATTCTGAAAAGCGAGGTGCCGTATCAAAGTCAGGAAGCCGAGCGTCAGGCAGTGGCGGAGGCGCTCGCTGAAAAGTTTTCAAAGCAAAAATGA